One window from the genome of Cyclobacterium amurskyense encodes:
- a CDS encoding Ig-like domain-containing protein: MMRNYIIIVFYFVLFACNPSEDPQDEYITLSENDLSISYNDEFQILVVFNRAGYTTADLIWESEAENIANVDQNGLVTGKRKGKTTITVRTADNLFSSSCKVEVQPINFLFKEPYFDFGQDQAFITNKESRYLSVQIPEAMIFDGENQNIRYLNYRFKEGKYEYSFVVLPGDQDIQEEVHDFLIQRYDLLGSSTLRLYFENEEVNITYAIDEYRDIVIFYFPKVN; this comes from the coding sequence ATGATGCGTAATTATATAATCATAGTTTTTTATTTTGTTCTTTTTGCTTGCAACCCAAGTGAGGACCCACAAGATGAATACATTACCTTATCTGAAAATGACCTTTCCATTTCTTATAATGATGAATTCCAAATTCTAGTAGTATTCAATAGAGCAGGTTATACTACAGCAGATCTTATTTGGGAGTCAGAAGCAGAAAATATTGCAAATGTGGACCAAAACGGTCTTGTAACGGGCAAAAGGAAGGGGAAAACCACTATAACCGTAAGAACTGCTGATAACTTGTTTTCATCTTCTTGTAAGGTTGAGGTTCAACCGATCAATTTCTTGTTTAAGGAGCCATATTTTGATTTTGGTCAGGATCAGGCATTTATTACTAATAAGGAATCGAGATATTTATCCGTGCAAATACCTGAGGCAATGATTTTCGATGGTGAAAATCAAAATATCCGTTACTTAAACTATAGGTTTAAGGAAGGGAAGTACGAATATTCTTTTGTGGTTTTACCTGGTGATCAAGACATTCAAGAAGAAGTCCATGATTTCCTTATACAACGATATGACTTGCTAGGTTCTTCAACTTTAAGATTATATTTTGAGAATGAGGAAGTGAATATAACGTACGCTATCGATGAATATCGTGATATAGTCATCTTTTATTTCCCTAAAGTCAATTAG
- a CDS encoding sensor histidine kinase gives MDFSPIGGDRPSPRFPDGKRQMFFWIPSFFRFILIMALGTVIELITKFEQEHKKFDELERQKIIKELNFLKNQLNPHFLFNALNNIYSLASRKSENTTPSIMLLSNMLRYVLYESGKDKVPIHQEVDFIKNYVNLEKLKFSDNNAPQIKCYFSLTNENYTVEPLLFITLIENAFKHGISYVTPSFILISFKEDNNEILLSVINSIGKRDDRNINTNKTGVGIENLKKRLKLLYPGKHSFKQIHENSTFKAFLKIKK, from the coding sequence ATGGACTTCTCCCCTATTGGAGGAGATAGACCGAGTCCAAGATTTCCTGATGGAAAAAGGCAGATGTTTTTTTGGATACCTTCCTTTTTTCGGTTCATACTTATTATGGCCTTGGGAACAGTTATAGAGCTTATTACAAAGTTTGAACAGGAACACAAAAAATTTGATGAACTTGAGCGGCAAAAAATCATCAAAGAGTTGAACTTCCTAAAAAACCAACTTAATCCCCATTTCCTGTTTAATGCCCTAAATAATATCTATTCTCTGGCAAGTCGGAAATCCGAAAACACTACACCTTCGATTATGTTGCTGTCAAACATGCTCAGGTATGTTTTGTATGAATCGGGGAAAGATAAGGTACCTATTCATCAGGAAGTAGATTTCATAAAAAATTATGTAAACCTGGAAAAGCTCAAATTTTCTGACAACAATGCGCCTCAAATCAAATGTTATTTTTCGCTTACAAATGAAAATTATACCGTTGAGCCACTGTTGTTCATTACTTTAATAGAAAACGCTTTTAAGCATGGCATAAGCTACGTTACGCCTTCTTTTATCCTTATTTCCTTTAAGGAAGACAACAATGAAATACTGCTTTCTGTAATCAACAGCATAGGAAAAAGAGATGACAGGAATATCAATACCAACAAAACTGGGGTTGGTATTGAGAACCTTAAGAAAAGGTTGAAGTTGCTTTACCCGGGAAAACACAGCTTCAAGCAGATCCACGAAAACAGCACATTTAAGGCCTTTCTAAAAATAAAAAAATGA
- a CDS encoding bile acid:sodium symporter family protein, with translation MNKKQTLFSSSLVLAGISLIGIAVLLLKDNQEVASLLVLSFFAFLLIGMQGYDKLKGFSFTVWVIAAVAISMTFPDYITEVAGYNTEGFIVPLIQLIMFGMGTTMGIRDFQGVLKMPKGVIVGLVSQFTIMPILAISLAILMEFPPEIAAGIVLIGSSPSGVSSNIITFLAKGNLALSITLTAFTTILAPFLTPLLMKLLAGQFIPIDSFQMMVSIIKMIFVPIIAGMVFNKIFKGRAGWLHIAMPFIAMAANVVIIAVIVAAGRDSLLEIGLLLLLAAIIHNASGYVLGYWGCRLFKMNKVDSRTIAIEVGMQNGGMAAGIASELGKAATLGLFPAIFGTWMDISGSFLANWWRTAPTGEDDASEPTDRPQSLKDIEK, from the coding sequence ATGAATAAAAAGCAAACCTTATTTAGCTCATCCCTTGTTTTAGCAGGCATCTCTTTAATTGGAATTGCTGTTTTGCTTTTAAAGGATAATCAAGAAGTTGCCTCTCTATTGGTACTTTCTTTCTTTGCTTTTTTACTAATAGGCATGCAAGGTTATGATAAGTTAAAGGGTTTTTCGTTTACCGTGTGGGTAATTGCCGCCGTGGCCATCAGCATGACATTTCCTGATTATATAACAGAGGTAGCTGGTTATAATACCGAGGGGTTTATTGTTCCTTTGATTCAACTCATCATGTTTGGAATGGGAACCACCATGGGGATTAGAGATTTCCAAGGAGTATTAAAGATGCCAAAAGGAGTCATTGTTGGTTTGGTTTCTCAGTTTACCATTATGCCTATCCTAGCTATCAGTTTGGCTATTCTAATGGAGTTTCCACCAGAAATTGCTGCAGGTATTGTCCTTATAGGTTCTTCACCGAGTGGGGTATCCTCCAACATTATTACTTTTCTAGCCAAGGGAAACCTGGCTTTGTCCATCACTTTAACCGCTTTTACTACTATACTGGCACCTTTTTTAACACCCCTGTTAATGAAACTTTTGGCAGGTCAGTTTATTCCGATTGACTCTTTTCAGATGATGGTGAGCATAATCAAGATGATATTTGTACCCATAATTGCAGGGATGGTTTTCAATAAGATTTTCAAGGGCAGGGCAGGTTGGCTTCATATTGCCATGCCTTTTATAGCAATGGCCGCCAATGTGGTGATTATCGCTGTGATCGTTGCAGCAGGGCGTGACAGCCTTTTAGAGATTGGTCTTTTGTTATTGTTAGCCGCCATCATTCACAATGCAAGTGGCTATGTATTGGGTTATTGGGGTTGCCGCCTTTTCAAGATGAATAAAGTCGACAGCCGAACCATAGCGATAGAAGTAGGTATGCAGAATGGGGGAATGGCAGCAGGTATTGCTTCGGAACTTGGAAAGGCCGCTACTCTGGGGCTATTCCCAGCGATTTTTGGTACCTGGATGGACATCTCCGGCTCTTTCCTTGCTAACTGGTGGCGCACTGCACCTACGGGGGAAGATGATGCTTCAGAACCTACTGATCGCCCTCAATCCTTAAAGGACATAGAAAAATAG
- a CDS encoding LytR/AlgR family response regulator transcription factor has protein sequence MKINCIIVDDEVLALDILEDYISRMPMLELKGKFDSPLKAMDCIVHEEVKLMFLDINMPDINGIKFYESLANKPKVIFTTAYSEYAVKGFEINAIDYLLKPISFSRFFQAVGKVINIPNALPAAPVQSSYQESQNDESSRFIFVKVEHFTKKVSLKDIAYLQGYKDYVKIYLIGEDKPILTLNSIKHYEMSLFSKGFIRIHKSYIVSVNQIEIISRNKVKLIDKDLHITIGGNYRDFFYELVVNKNI, from the coding sequence ATGAAAATCAACTGTATTATCGTAGATGATGAAGTGCTGGCCCTTGATATATTGGAAGATTATATTTCAAGAATGCCTATGCTTGAGCTAAAGGGGAAATTTGACTCGCCCTTAAAGGCCATGGATTGCATTGTCCATGAAGAGGTCAAACTAATGTTTCTTGACATCAATATGCCAGATATCAATGGAATAAAATTCTATGAAAGTCTCGCTAACAAACCCAAGGTCATATTTACCACCGCTTACAGTGAATACGCCGTTAAAGGCTTTGAAATTAATGCCATTGATTACCTCCTAAAGCCTATCAGTTTCAGCCGTTTTTTCCAGGCGGTAGGTAAGGTTATCAATATTCCAAACGCACTGCCAGCAGCACCCGTTCAGTCCAGTTATCAGGAAAGTCAAAATGATGAATCATCAAGGTTTATCTTTGTGAAAGTAGAGCATTTCACAAAAAAAGTTAGCCTCAAGGACATTGCCTACCTTCAAGGCTACAAAGATTATGTCAAGATATATCTCATCGGTGAAGACAAACCCATCCTCACCCTAAACTCCATCAAACACTACGAAATGAGCCTTTTCTCCAAAGGCTTTATCCGCATTCACAAATCCTATATCGTCTCTGTAAACCAAATAGAAATCATCAGTCGAAACAAGGTCAAATTAATTGACAAAGATCTGCACATCACCATTGGAGGGAATTACAGGGATTTTTTCTATGAACTGGTGGTGAATAAGAATATATAG
- a CDS encoding carbohydrate-binding family 9-like protein: protein MKAILISLSLLTLTLFYSYLNKITTDPVKSELTPIKEKAAYLVKKLKKGSMPIDANWDKAQWKKIKPVTLDYKMGDEPKFTPKVQAKLMYDEENIYGIFKVEDRYVRSIVREYNGNVSGDSCVEFFFSPDSDLPLSYFNLEINAGGTPLIFYVAKPWDNFTKLGKEDIEQIEIAHSLPEVVDPEITEPTTWYIEYRVPLAMLKKHSKVTPPKSGTIWKANFYKTGSRTSNPNFLTWSYVDNPKPNFHLPQFFGTLKFQ, encoded by the coding sequence ATGAAAGCAATACTTATATCTTTATCATTGTTAACCTTAACGTTATTCTACAGTTATCTAAATAAGATAACGACAGATCCTGTAAAGAGCGAGTTAACCCCAATCAAAGAAAAAGCAGCGTATTTGGTTAAAAAACTGAAAAAGGGCTCAATGCCTATAGATGCAAATTGGGACAAGGCTCAATGGAAGAAAATTAAGCCGGTAACACTTGATTATAAAATGGGAGATGAACCTAAGTTCACCCCAAAGGTACAGGCAAAATTAATGTATGATGAGGAGAACATTTATGGGATTTTCAAAGTAGAAGACCGTTATGTGCGCTCAATAGTTCGAGAATACAATGGAAACGTTTCTGGAGACTCATGTGTGGAATTTTTCTTTTCTCCCGATTCGGATTTACCATTGAGTTATTTTAATCTTGAAATCAATGCGGGAGGTACTCCACTGATTTTTTATGTTGCCAAACCTTGGGATAATTTCACCAAATTAGGGAAAGAAGACATTGAGCAGATAGAAATTGCTCATTCTCTACCAGAAGTGGTGGATCCTGAAATTACTGAGCCTACTACTTGGTATATAGAATACAGAGTACCTTTAGCCATGTTGAAAAAACACTCAAAAGTAACCCCTCCGAAAAGTGGAACCATCTGGAAGGCCAACTTTTACAAGACAGGTAGCCGAACCAGCAACCCTAACTTCCTGACATGGTCTTATGTAGACAACCCAAAACCTAATTTTCACTTGCCACAGTTTTTTGGCACTTTAAAATTTCAATAG
- a CDS encoding IS4 family transposase — translation MSKNTNLTGQPVICQLLSFLPRQIVDSCVSEHQSDRYYKTMTTWKQLVFMLYGVVTKCHSLNCLCKNLLFLEDRLTYLGIDKLPAVSTLSDANINRDNRVFESVYQQLLDHYKDELRPVESSYLDKQVDTGRIMIVDSSTISLFVDVYKGVGRNPITGKKKGGLKIHAKLPLGGSVPDLVHLTEAACNDKSFLGQLTAEKGAIYVFDKGYVKYRKWKEWSEIGSYFVTRLNDNADYHVLEGKPNHISDYADGGIISDQLIMLNPSKEPLKARLIRYKDPVSGKVLEFVSNMFDYGESTVILLYKYRWNIETLFKQLKQNFELGYFYSDSSEGIKTQVWIALIANLLFSVIHRQCKETEQFVTIVNMAAINMCSYISLIKLVRSGRLSRMERDLKIIQFELFGLTKGGVFENSKNPP, via the coding sequence ATGTCCAAAAATACGAATCTTACCGGTCAACCGGTAATTTGTCAGCTACTTTCTTTTCTTCCCCGTCAAATTGTTGACTCCTGTGTGTCTGAGCATCAGAGCGACCGGTACTATAAGACCATGACTACATGGAAGCAACTTGTGTTTATGTTGTACGGAGTGGTCACCAAATGTCACTCACTTAACTGTCTTTGTAAAAATCTACTTTTCCTCGAAGACAGGTTAACCTATCTTGGAATTGACAAACTTCCTGCGGTCAGCACCCTCAGTGATGCCAATATCAACCGGGACAATAGGGTGTTTGAATCGGTATATCAGCAGCTTCTAGACCATTATAAGGATGAGCTGAGACCTGTGGAATCCAGCTATCTGGACAAGCAGGTGGATACAGGGAGAATCATGATCGTTGATTCTTCAACAATTTCACTTTTCGTCGACGTATATAAAGGAGTGGGACGTAACCCTATAACAGGCAAAAAGAAAGGCGGGCTTAAAATCCACGCCAAGTTGCCCCTAGGTGGCTCTGTTCCGGATCTGGTACACCTGACCGAAGCAGCCTGCAACGACAAATCTTTTCTCGGACAGCTGACAGCTGAAAAAGGAGCAATTTATGTCTTTGACAAAGGGTATGTCAAGTACCGAAAATGGAAGGAGTGGAGCGAAATAGGTAGCTATTTTGTAACCCGGCTCAACGACAATGCGGATTATCATGTTCTGGAAGGAAAACCAAACCACATCAGTGATTATGCAGATGGAGGGATCATCTCTGATCAGCTAATCATGCTAAATCCATCAAAGGAACCTCTAAAGGCCAGATTGATCAGATACAAAGACCCGGTAAGCGGGAAGGTGCTTGAGTTTGTGTCCAATATGTTTGACTACGGTGAGAGTACAGTTATTCTGCTCTACAAGTACAGATGGAATATTGAGACGCTGTTTAAGCAGTTGAAGCAAAATTTTGAATTGGGGTATTTTTACTCGGACAGCTCGGAAGGGATCAAAACGCAGGTTTGGATAGCTTTGATAGCAAATTTGTTGTTTTCGGTAATTCACAGGCAGTGCAAAGAGACTGAGCAGTTTGTAACAATCGTTAACATGGCGGCGATCAACATGTGCTCTTACATATCGCTAATAAAGCTTGTCAGATCAGGAAGACTGTCACGTATGGAAAGAGATCTGAAAATAATACAATTTGAATTGTTCGGTTTAACCAAGGGGGGTGTTTTTGAGAATTCAAAAAATCCCCCGTAA
- a CDS encoding DUF4270 family protein, translated as MQSIFRSIKYLCMPAVAILMTGCFENEILVQPEVTKDNNQLEVSLIESTDILLYSYYSDSLVTNDRTNFLLGSYNDSIRGGIKAVPYLQFGVESGIRMNDEAQMDSVVLVLYYESFHYDTLPVFDINIYELLENPEPDDLNAIYNFQNFDYNESPLVSQKIQALPHQDSLTVTLPYEFGQELFELSKSSNSIFYTNEDLEEHFKGLRIETEGTGPILSFNEASYIGFYYKPSTSISQTNAQFKITVQSGTEHFTNLTVNKSSGLLQGFESYTNIASEETSGTVMVDPLYESGIRIEFPETQILKEISESFFISSAILHLPVKPGTYNNYFNTPSFSINVYVVNKNNEIIGSLASVGMTAYDDQFHENTYYDIPVTDFINSQLNTNYDNGNALWITLPESTSLTTRYLAFSSHSLQQKIKLDIVFLPLN; from the coding sequence ATGCAATCAATTTTCAGATCAATCAAATATCTATGTATGCCTGCAGTGGCCATTCTTATGACGGGATGTTTTGAAAATGAGATACTAGTACAACCTGAAGTCACTAAAGACAATAATCAACTGGAAGTCAGCTTAATTGAAAGTACAGACATCCTATTGTACAGTTATTATAGTGATAGTTTGGTCACCAATGACAGGACAAATTTTTTATTGGGCTCATACAATGACAGTATAAGAGGAGGTATAAAGGCGGTTCCTTATTTGCAATTTGGAGTTGAAAGTGGCATAAGGATGAATGATGAAGCTCAAATGGACTCTGTTGTATTGGTCTTGTATTATGAAAGTTTTCATTATGACACCCTTCCTGTTTTCGATATCAATATTTATGAACTTTTAGAAAACCCTGAACCTGATGATTTAAATGCCATCTATAACTTCCAAAACTTTGACTATAACGAAAGTCCTTTGGTGTCCCAAAAAATCCAAGCCCTTCCTCATCAGGATTCGCTTACAGTGACCTTACCCTATGAATTTGGACAAGAACTTTTTGAACTGTCCAAGTCAAGTAATTCAATTTTCTATACCAATGAAGACTTGGAAGAACACTTTAAAGGTTTGAGAATAGAGACAGAGGGAACAGGCCCCATATTGTCTTTTAACGAAGCTTCTTATATAGGTTTCTATTACAAACCATCCACTAGCATTTCCCAAACAAATGCACAATTCAAAATTACTGTACAGAGCGGAACTGAACATTTCACAAATTTGACAGTAAATAAATCCTCCGGGCTATTGCAAGGCTTTGAATCCTACACCAATATTGCATCGGAAGAAACCTCGGGGACGGTAATGGTAGATCCCCTATATGAATCAGGTATCAGAATTGAGTTCCCTGAAACCCAAATCCTTAAGGAAATTTCCGAGAGCTTCTTTATTTCTTCGGCCATACTTCACCTACCCGTGAAACCGGGAACTTATAACAATTACTTCAACACCCCCTCCTTTTCGATCAATGTATATGTGGTCAATAAAAACAATGAGATCATAGGCTCTTTAGCCTCAGTAGGTATGACGGCTTATGATGATCAGTTTCATGAAAACACCTACTATGATATTCCAGTAACAGATTTCATAAACAGTCAATTGAATACAAATTACGACAATGGAAATGCTTTATGGATTACCCTACCAGAAAGCACCTCGCTAACTACTAGGTATTTGGCATTTTCGTCTCACTCATTACAACAAAAAATTAAACTAGATATTGTTTTTCTTCCTTTAAATTAA
- a CDS encoding M81 family metallopeptidase, translated as MKKSTILRITIVLPLVLFSFLTTYAQKKPIIGVAGIAHESNSFSSQLTTLDKFDFQVGESQKELATKFFSFANSQTISSGYIEGAKRFGLELYPTVVTRARPMGPLTDNAFNTIMDEIIKQLKAGPKLDGILLNLHGAMVVESYPSGDEEIVRRVRKAFGPKMPIIVTHDFHANVTPELVKLSNVLITFKENPHLDTFDRGMQAAKIMAEMVKEGVKPTQAIVKAPMVYNIVYQSTFSNPLLPITTESKELEKNEKILAVSVSGGYQYADVPWMGPSVIVVTDNDPELAQKEAQKLSDKLWNTRHETVLDSPQPEEAVKMAMEHEGRPVVLIDMGDNIGGGSTGDSSFLLEELLKQGAEGWVVVIADPEAYKVAEKAGIGNDFDFEVGGKTDELHGKPVRIKGQVRSLNVGKYLETEVRHGGGRYWNMGHTAVIQVEGSTLDEPNLVLLTTLESSPNSAHQLISNGVYVERQKIIVVKGNIAPRAAYEPFASKLIQVDSPGATAVNPSWFTFKRARKGMFGMGDY; from the coding sequence ATGAAAAAATCCACAATTCTGAGAATTACTATTGTTTTACCGCTCGTTCTGTTTTCCTTCTTGACTACTTATGCTCAGAAAAAACCCATAATTGGAGTGGCAGGAATTGCACACGAATCAAATTCTTTCAGCAGTCAGCTGACTACATTGGATAAATTTGATTTTCAAGTGGGAGAATCACAAAAGGAACTGGCTACGAAATTCTTTTCATTTGCCAATTCTCAAACCATAAGTTCAGGTTATATAGAAGGTGCAAAGCGTTTTGGCTTGGAACTCTACCCTACCGTAGTCACCAGAGCTAGGCCTATGGGGCCACTTACCGATAATGCATTCAATACAATAATGGATGAAATTATTAAGCAATTGAAAGCTGGCCCTAAACTAGATGGTATTTTGCTTAACCTTCACGGAGCTATGGTTGTCGAAAGTTACCCAAGCGGTGATGAAGAAATTGTAAGAAGAGTGCGTAAAGCATTTGGCCCAAAAATGCCAATCATTGTTACCCATGACTTCCATGCCAATGTTACACCAGAATTGGTTAAACTTTCCAATGTATTGATCACTTTTAAGGAAAATCCACATCTTGACACATTTGACAGAGGAATGCAAGCCGCAAAAATAATGGCCGAAATGGTAAAAGAGGGAGTCAAGCCTACACAGGCAATAGTAAAAGCCCCTATGGTTTATAACATAGTCTATCAAAGTACTTTTTCAAACCCTTTACTCCCTATCACTACTGAGAGCAAAGAATTGGAGAAAAACGAAAAAATACTTGCCGTGAGTGTTTCCGGAGGCTACCAGTATGCCGATGTACCTTGGATGGGCCCATCCGTGATAGTGGTTACAGATAATGACCCTGAACTCGCACAGAAAGAAGCCCAAAAGCTTTCAGATAAATTATGGAATACCCGTCATGAAACCGTGCTTGACAGCCCACAGCCGGAAGAAGCTGTGAAAATGGCCATGGAACATGAAGGACGACCTGTTGTATTGATTGACATGGGAGACAATATTGGTGGTGGATCCACTGGTGACAGTTCATTTCTATTGGAAGAATTGTTGAAACAAGGAGCCGAAGGATGGGTGGTGGTAATTGCTGATCCAGAAGCCTATAAAGTAGCCGAAAAAGCCGGTATTGGAAATGATTTTGATTTTGAAGTGGGTGGTAAAACAGATGAGTTGCATGGAAAGCCTGTCCGAATTAAAGGCCAGGTTCGTTCGTTAAATGTAGGTAAATATTTGGAAACAGAAGTCCGTCATGGAGGTGGGCGTTACTGGAACATGGGACATACAGCCGTGATACAAGTAGAAGGATCTACTTTGGATGAACCTAACCTGGTACTATTGACTACATTGGAATCCAGCCCTAATAGTGCACATCAACTGATCTCCAATGGAGTATATGTAGAACGTCAAAAAATCATTGTAGTGAAGGGTAACATTGCGCCTAGGGCTGCCTATGAACCTTTTGCTTCCAAATTAATTCAAGTGGATAGCCCAGGCGCTACGGCGGTTAACCCATCTTGGTTTACCTTCAAGCGGGCCCGCAAGGGAATGTTTGGCATGGGAGATTACTAA
- a CDS encoding Kelch repeat-containing protein yields MNKTRLLIGAIIGVFFFSSCINEDEVTSEGNWVQRSYFEGSNRSNAASFSIDNSAFVMGGYTGEEYLNDFWEYNSDGDYWIKKADFPGKARSNAVAFSIDGKGYVGTGYDGTNKLNDFWEYDPENDTWKEVASFGGTARYNAIGFSLVGKGYIGTGYDGSEQKDFWQYDPTSDSWTQIISMGGAKRQSASVFVIGDVAYIGTGINNGSYEYDFWALNGNSLEWTRKNDLDYSDDYAVVRSEASAFSIGSYGYIVGGSVGSVLGSTWEYNPSDDTWEEKTPLEAVYRAGASAFSVYDRAYVLLGRSSSLRFDDIYEFEPFVYYDEED; encoded by the coding sequence ATGAATAAAACACGTTTGTTAATAGGAGCTATTATTGGAGTTTTCTTCTTCAGTAGTTGTATCAATGAAGATGAAGTAACCTCGGAAGGCAACTGGGTCCAAAGATCCTATTTTGAAGGTAGTAATCGCTCCAATGCGGCCTCATTCTCAATTGATAACAGTGCCTTTGTAATGGGAGGTTACACAGGAGAAGAATACCTAAATGATTTCTGGGAATACAATTCTGACGGAGATTATTGGATAAAGAAAGCTGATTTTCCAGGAAAAGCGCGTAGCAATGCTGTAGCCTTTTCTATTGACGGTAAAGGTTATGTAGGAACAGGATACGACGGTACCAACAAACTCAATGATTTCTGGGAATATGATCCAGAAAATGATACATGGAAAGAAGTGGCATCCTTTGGGGGTACTGCCCGTTACAATGCTATTGGTTTTTCCCTTGTAGGAAAAGGATATATAGGTACAGGCTATGATGGAAGTGAGCAAAAAGATTTTTGGCAATACGATCCTACAAGTGATTCCTGGACCCAAATTATTTCAATGGGTGGAGCCAAACGTCAGAGTGCTTCCGTATTTGTAATCGGAGATGTTGCCTATATTGGTACCGGAATCAATAATGGCTCTTATGAATATGATTTCTGGGCTTTAAATGGCAATAGCCTAGAATGGACACGGAAAAATGATTTGGACTATAGCGATGATTATGCAGTGGTGAGAAGTGAAGCCAGTGCATTTTCAATTGGATCTTATGGCTATATTGTAGGCGGATCAGTGGGTTCTGTTTTGGGTAGTACTTGGGAATACAATCCTTCAGATGATACCTGGGAAGAAAAAACCCCACTGGAAGCTGTTTATAGAGCCGGTGCTTCAGCCTTTTCAGTATACGACAGGGCCTATGTCCTTTTAGGACGAAGTTCCAGCTTAAGGTTTGATGACATCTATGAATTTGAGCCTTTTGTATATTATGATGAAGAGGATTAA
- a CDS encoding DUF2141 domain-containing protein, translating to MKITLILLCSIFQYAFNTPVANTTALSINNLDFELGGEVRIHIFKKQAIELGLEMEPVEKLEVPIKKAPYLILPELDPGEYMIAVFHDSNHNGKMDYNFFGKPKEGFGFSGEFICKVKTQNPESHYIRLNAGSQEITINVCY from the coding sequence ATGAAAATTACATTAATACTCCTGTGTAGCATATTTCAATATGCATTCAATACTCCTGTCGCCAATACAACTGCTTTAAGCATTAACAATTTAGATTTTGAATTGGGAGGGGAGGTTCGGATTCATATTTTCAAGAAGCAGGCAATAGAACTAGGCTTGGAAATGGAACCTGTTGAAAAGCTTGAGGTTCCCATTAAAAAAGCGCCCTACCTCATACTTCCTGAGTTAGATCCGGGAGAATACATGATTGCTGTGTTTCATGATAGTAACCATAATGGGAAAATGGATTATAATTTTTTTGGAAAGCCAAAGGAGGGTTTTGGCTTTTCAGGTGAATTCATTTGCAAGGTGAAAACCCAAAATCCTGAATCGCATTACATCAGGTTAAATGCGGGAAGTCAGGAAATAACTATTAATGTCTGTTATTGA